A single window of Vibrio sp. HB236076 DNA harbors:
- a CDS encoding metal ABC transporter permease: protein MDLLLPFQFPFMQNAFLICFVVALPTALLSCFLVMKGWALMGDSVSHSVLPGIVIAYVTGAPLLLGAFIAGMTCSLLTGFFATNSRLKQDTVMGVVFSGMFALGIVLYVALNTNAHLDHILFGNMLGIEKQEIQTSAILAVVVVTGLVLFWKDFLLHAFDEVQAKVSGLNVTVLHYTLLTFLSLTIVATLSSIGLLLAISLLIAPGAIAFLLVRRFSTMLWLAALINLFTMLAGVYISFYVDSATAPTIVLIQSGIFILALMRKVAVTKSTSAQLRVKAQ, encoded by the coding sequence ATGGATCTTTTACTTCCTTTCCAATTTCCTTTTATGCAAAACGCCTTCTTGATTTGTTTTGTCGTCGCCTTGCCAACGGCGTTACTGTCTTGTTTTTTAGTCATGAAGGGATGGGCATTGATGGGGGACTCTGTCAGTCACTCCGTTTTGCCCGGTATTGTCATTGCCTATGTCACTGGCGCTCCGCTGTTACTTGGTGCCTTTATCGCTGGCATGACATGCAGTTTGCTGACCGGCTTTTTCGCTACCAATTCACGCTTAAAGCAAGACACCGTCATGGGAGTGGTCTTTTCAGGTATGTTTGCATTGGGGATTGTCCTTTATGTCGCACTGAATACCAATGCGCACCTCGACCACATCTTATTTGGCAACATGCTGGGGATAGAGAAACAAGAAATTCAAACATCGGCTATCTTAGCCGTGGTCGTCGTGACAGGTTTGGTTTTGTTTTGGAAAGACTTTTTACTGCACGCGTTTGATGAAGTACAAGCTAAAGTGAGTGGATTAAATGTCACTGTGCTGCATTATACCCTGTTAACCTTTTTGTCCTTGACCATTGTCGCCACCTTAAGCTCGATTGGTTTGTTATTGGCGATAAGCTTATTGATCGCCCCTGGTGCTATTGCCTTTTTATTGGTACGTCGCTTTTCGACTATGCTGTGGCTTGCGGCTTTGATCAATCTTTTCACCATGCTAGCCGGTGTCTACATCAGTTTTTATGTAGACAGTGCCACGGCGCCAACCATAGTGTTAATCCAAAGCGGCATTTTTATTTTGGCTTTAATGCGCAAAGTGGCGGTAACAAAGTCGACAAGTGCTCAATTACGTGTAAAAGCACAATAA